One region of Aminobacterium colombiense DSM 12261 genomic DNA includes:
- a CDS encoding pyridoxal phosphate-dependent aminotransferase: MSSFKQMIRLDKNENPFSIPDFIQKEIFSALVHTEINRYPDASYGEIKESLRILTGFSPKNYILGNGGDEVLWLLFAAYAGPNATILSFSPSFSEYAHLCKVFHARHVTVPIDMGDKDCSFDTGLFLEKVKSERPALVLIDSPNNPTGKNLPQQFLREVIENNEGITVIDEAYGEFAQKTFLQSLQTKEMPPNTVILKTLSKAWGLAGIRFGYGICDPTVAHALNTIKSPFNVNQLTAAIVQIVLKYPQLFENRKMELIKIRDSFIDQCSRFPWLKIYPSEANFVLLHIPEEKKFLQRFFEENNVAVKFFKISHEDDSWIRVSIGLSSEMEKVLDCLSRLSKRFE, from the coding sequence ATGTCATCTTTCAAACAAATGATCCGTCTCGATAAAAACGAGAATCCCTTTTCCATTCCAGATTTTATTCAAAAGGAAATCTTTTCTGCTCTTGTACATACAGAAATAAATAGATACCCCGACGCATCGTATGGAGAAATTAAGGAGTCGCTGCGAATATTAACAGGTTTTTCACCTAAAAACTATATTTTAGGAAACGGTGGAGACGAGGTTCTCTGGCTTCTGTTTGCCGCGTACGCAGGGCCAAACGCGACCATTCTTTCTTTTTCTCCTTCTTTTTCAGAATATGCCCACTTATGCAAGGTCTTTCATGCCCGTCATGTAACAGTGCCCATCGATATGGGCGATAAGGATTGCTCTTTTGACACAGGCCTTTTCTTAGAGAAGGTCAAAAGTGAAAGACCGGCCCTAGTCCTTATAGATTCACCCAATAACCCCACCGGTAAAAATTTGCCGCAACAGTTCCTTAGAGAGGTTATAGAAAACAACGAGGGAATTACAGTGATTGATGAAGCTTATGGGGAATTTGCTCAGAAAACCTTTTTGCAATCCCTCCAGACGAAAGAAATGCCTCCGAATACTGTAATTCTTAAAACTCTCTCCAAAGCATGGGGGTTGGCAGGTATTCGTTTTGGCTACGGCATCTGTGATCCCACAGTAGCCCACGCTCTAAATACTATAAAAAGCCCTTTTAACGTCAATCAGCTTACTGCTGCTATAGTTCAAATAGTTCTGAAGTATCCCCAATTATTTGAAAATCGAAAGATGGAACTTATAAAAATCAGAGACTCTTTTATTGATCAATGTTCACGATTCCCATGGCTTAAAATTTATCCGAGTGAAGCTAACTTCGTGTTGCTTCATATTCCTGAAGAGAAAAAGTTTTTGCAGCGGTTTTTTGAAGAAAACAATGTAGCAGTCAAGTTTTTCAAGATATCCCATGAAGATGATAGTTGGATTCGAGTTTCAATTGGCCTCTCCAGCGAGATGGAAAAGGTGCTAGATTGCCTTTCTCGACTATCAAAACGTTTTGAATAA
- a CDS encoding YerC/YecD family TrpR-related protein, with protein MSEKWKDRLTDQLCEALLSLNSVDEMYGFLEDVATIGEIRALAQRLEVARLLDEGYTYPQIAQQTGASTATISRVKKFLEYGADGYRAVLGNLKKSEETKEVQ; from the coding sequence ATGTCAGAAAAGTGGAAAGATCGGTTAACAGATCAACTTTGCGAAGCGCTGCTCTCGTTAAACTCTGTTGATGAAATGTATGGGTTTCTCGAAGACGTAGCTACCATTGGGGAAATACGTGCCTTGGCACAACGCCTTGAAGTGGCTAGACTTCTCGACGAAGGATACACCTATCCTCAAATTGCGCAACAAACCGGAGCGAGCACTGCAACCATAAGCCGAGTAAAAAAGTTTCTCGAGTACGGAGCAGACGGATATCGCGCTGTCTTGGGAAACCTCAAAAAATCCGAGGAAACAAAAGAAGTGCAATAG
- a CDS encoding endonuclease III domain-containing protein: MRKTPQKLDRGSPLKEKACKSLPNSFHVAKVLDRLELCWNMEKNPPDLRHEEPLDGLILTLLSQNTNDRNRDRAYESLRQLYPTWEEVAQADTERIKEAIRVAGLSDIKSKRIKEILVAVQDAFGSYSIKELRKRGREQARAFLFKLPGVGAKTVACVLLFDLGYPAFPVDTHIHRFSKRIGWAHDRCKPEEIEGMLEQVVPEERYLGGHINIITHGRNICLARQPRCDKCSVNDLCAFVINGEVQ; this comes from the coding sequence ATGAGAAAGACACCTCAAAAGCTTGACCGGGGGAGCCCATTGAAGGAAAAAGCTTGCAAATCTCTCCCAAATTCGTTTCATGTCGCTAAAGTTTTAGATCGTCTTGAACTTTGCTGGAATATGGAGAAAAATCCTCCGGATCTTCGCCATGAAGAGCCTTTGGATGGGCTCATATTAACCCTTCTGTCCCAGAATACGAACGATAGGAACAGAGACAGGGCTTACGAGAGTTTAAGACAACTATACCCAACGTGGGAAGAAGTTGCACAGGCTGATACTGAACGAATAAAAGAAGCCATACGGGTCGCAGGTCTATCCGATATCAAATCGAAAAGAATAAAAGAAATTCTTGTAGCTGTACAAGACGCATTTGGCAGCTACTCCATAAAAGAGCTTCGAAAGCGTGGCCGCGAACAGGCAAGGGCTTTTCTTTTCAAATTGCCTGGAGTGGGGGCAAAAACTGTGGCATGTGTGCTGCTATTTGATCTCGGGTATCCTGCTTTCCCAGTAGACACCCATATCCACCGATTTTCTAAGAGGATTGGCTGGGCCCATGATCGTTGTAAACCAGAAGAAATAGAAGGAATGTTAGAGCAGGTAGTTCCAGAAGAGCGTTACCTGGGTGGCCACATTAATATCATTACCCACGGAAGAAATATCTGTCTCGCAAGGCAGCCCCGATGCGATAAATGTTCTGTAAACGACTTATGTGCTTTTGTAATAAATGGAGAAGTGCAATAG
- a CDS encoding Lon protease family protein, protein MSVINKNKLPLEKLRKRTDISALSFKTTDDIECLEKFIGQERAVQAISFGLSVESKGYNIFVLGNPGSGRTSYSLQRLHESAKEKPAPDDWIYAYNFSDPSRPLAINLPAGKGKEMGSAFEELLSELKIAISKAFEKSQYEDAKAQLVKNFQEQVNGLMEEVRAWAGEKGFALKRTPQGFVNIPMIEETTESGDVSKRELQQEEFESLSEEKQKELQGKSEEISQRTLDTLRKIRDLEKALKEEIGKLEAEICRSAITPYLQDVKEKYGTTEILCKWIDALAEDIISNFNIFVAAAKDESTEIDFSRYTINVFVANDPENGVPVIWETNPTYYNLTGKVEYESRQGYLYTDFHKIVSGAFQKANGGYLVLDAEKVLLNFMSWEALKRALRTGEATIENLGEQYGAIPISSLRPQPIPINVKVVMVGTPYLYALLQYYDPEFLKMFKIKAEFDRDMPRTFESEQQMAQFICGFVRNEGKIPFTVKAVAEVIEWAGRLAEHQNRVTTEFNKIIEVIVEATAWALSENATLVEDRHVYKAIEEKRFRSNLIQERIQRAYEEGVINIQTEGSLVGQINGLSVIDLRDYAFGHPSRITSNVYMGQEGIVNIEREVKLTGPIHNKGLMILTSYLGRKYAQDMPLSLSARIAFEQTYGEIEGDSASSTELYCLLSALSGLPLRQDIAVTGSVDQFGNVQAIGGVNEKIEGFYRYCEHRGLTGTQGVMIPAPNTIHLMLSQNVLDAVEKGQFHIWAVETIDQGVEILTGKPAGVPDEKGAYPEDSVHGLVKKQLVTWMEEAAKLKKKYGASSENEKDTSKA, encoded by the coding sequence GTGTCAGTAATCAATAAAAACAAACTACCTTTAGAGAAACTGAGGAAAAGAACTGATATTAGCGCCCTTTCCTTTAAAACAACAGATGATATAGAATGTCTGGAAAAATTTATTGGACAAGAGAGGGCAGTGCAAGCTATTTCCTTTGGTTTGTCTGTGGAAAGTAAAGGTTATAACATCTTTGTTCTTGGAAATCCAGGGAGTGGCCGCACGAGCTACTCTCTTCAGCGACTTCATGAAAGTGCCAAAGAGAAACCAGCGCCAGATGACTGGATCTACGCATATAATTTTAGTGATCCCAGTCGACCGCTGGCCATAAATTTACCAGCGGGAAAAGGAAAGGAAATGGGATCTGCATTCGAAGAACTGCTGAGTGAGCTTAAAATAGCGATCAGTAAAGCCTTCGAGAAGAGCCAGTATGAAGATGCCAAAGCCCAGCTTGTAAAAAACTTTCAGGAGCAGGTCAATGGGCTTATGGAAGAGGTGCGGGCCTGGGCAGGTGAGAAAGGCTTCGCTCTTAAACGAACTCCTCAGGGCTTTGTCAATATTCCTATGATCGAAGAAACTACGGAATCAGGTGATGTGTCTAAAAGAGAATTGCAGCAGGAGGAATTTGAATCTCTCTCTGAAGAGAAACAGAAGGAATTGCAGGGAAAATCAGAAGAGATCTCTCAAAGGACTCTCGACACCCTGCGTAAAATCCGTGATCTTGAAAAAGCCTTAAAAGAAGAGATTGGCAAACTGGAAGCGGAAATTTGCCGTTCCGCTATTACCCCCTACCTGCAGGATGTTAAAGAAAAGTATGGAACCACTGAGATCCTCTGCAAGTGGATCGATGCCCTGGCCGAAGATATTATCAGCAACTTCAATATATTCGTTGCGGCAGCAAAAGACGAATCAACGGAAATAGACTTCAGCCGGTACACCATAAATGTCTTTGTAGCCAATGACCCTGAAAACGGCGTGCCTGTGATTTGGGAAACCAACCCCACTTATTATAATCTGACAGGTAAAGTGGAGTATGAAAGCCGTCAAGGCTACCTTTACACTGACTTCCATAAGATTGTATCTGGCGCCTTTCAGAAGGCAAATGGCGGATATCTCGTGCTTGATGCTGAAAAGGTACTTCTCAACTTCATGTCCTGGGAAGCGTTGAAGCGTGCTCTTAGAACAGGAGAAGCGACCATTGAAAACCTTGGGGAGCAGTATGGGGCAATTCCCATTTCCTCCCTTCGACCTCAGCCTATTCCAATTAACGTTAAGGTTGTTATGGTGGGAACGCCCTATCTCTACGCTTTGTTGCAATATTACGATCCCGAGTTCCTTAAGATGTTTAAGATCAAGGCCGAATTTGATAGGGATATGCCGCGTACTTTTGAATCAGAGCAGCAGATGGCCCAATTTATCTGTGGTTTCGTACGTAATGAGGGGAAAATACCATTCACTGTAAAAGCGGTTGCGGAGGTTATAGAATGGGCAGGTCGTCTGGCAGAGCATCAGAATCGTGTAACAACGGAATTCAATAAGATAATAGAGGTTATTGTAGAAGCCACGGCATGGGCTCTTTCTGAGAATGCGACTCTCGTTGAAGATCGTCACGTTTATAAGGCCATAGAAGAAAAAAGATTTCGAAGCAACCTTATTCAGGAGCGTATCCAGAGAGCCTATGAAGAGGGAGTTATCAATATTCAGACGGAAGGCTCCCTGGTAGGGCAGATCAACGGACTTTCTGTTATCGATCTGAGGGATTATGCTTTCGGACACCCCTCGCGGATCACGTCAAATGTCTACATGGGGCAGGAAGGCATTGTAAATATTGAGCGAGAAGTGAAATTAACGGGGCCTATCCATAATAAGGGGCTAATGATTCTTACCAGCTACCTTGGAAGGAAATATGCTCAGGACATGCCTCTTTCCCTCTCAGCTCGTATAGCTTTTGAGCAGACCTATGGAGAGATTGAGGGGGATAGCGCATCCTCTACCGAGTTATACTGCCTGCTTTCAGCTCTCTCCGGCCTCCCGCTGCGGCAGGATATAGCGGTGACGGGCTCTGTGGACCAGTTTGGGAATGTGCAGGCCATAGGGGGAGTAAATGAGAAAATAGAAGGATTCTACAGGTACTGTGAGCATCGTGGCCTGACGGGAACTCAGGGTGTCATGATCCCGGCGCCCAATACTATTCACTTAATGTTAAGCCAGAATGTGCTGGATGCCGTAGAAAAGGGTCAATTCCATATCTGGGCAGTGGAAACTATTGACCAGGGGGTAGAGATCCTTACAGGTAAACCGGCAGGAGTGCCTGACGAAAAGGGTGCGTATCCTGAGGATTCCGTGCATGGTCTTGTGAAAAAGCAGCTTGTTACGTGGATGGAAGAAGCCGCGAAGCTGAAGAAGAAATATGGTGCGTCATCAGAGAATGAGAAAGACACCTCAAAAGCTTGA
- the mnmA gene encoding tRNA 2-thiouridine(34) synthase MnmA yields MKKKVLVGMSGGLDSAVTSLLLKKQGYEVVGVFFALSGADESVAERQAADLAQKLDIKFEVYDGRELFQKNVLTKLLSAYEKGMTPNPCILCNPSVKFKLLFFLAEQKAIPYVATGHYARIVEEESGPAIARGVDEKKDQSYMLYRLPREWLSSIVFPLGDLRKEEVREIAKSFLPEWVVQKKESQDVCFAPEGLDDFLNFHLSDKKTCQPGSIMDESGKEIGTHNGLWRYTIGQRKGLGLPGGPWFVVSKNIVHNILRVSRKKELSSLRIWCEAPVMYRYLTEGAFYMAEHRYRTRPFSVMIESVTEQAMVVRGVEICPVVAPGQSLVLYNKDVVCGGGIIISSEEVSPCQ; encoded by the coding sequence ATGAAGAAAAAAGTTCTCGTAGGGATGAGTGGCGGTCTTGATAGCGCAGTCACATCTCTTCTTTTAAAAAAACAGGGGTATGAGGTAGTGGGAGTTTTTTTCGCCCTTTCAGGAGCAGATGAAAGCGTTGCTGAAAGACAGGCCGCAGATCTGGCCCAGAAACTTGACATAAAATTCGAAGTTTACGATGGCCGGGAACTCTTTCAAAAAAACGTGTTAACGAAACTTCTTTCTGCTTATGAGAAGGGAATGACGCCCAATCCATGTATTCTTTGTAACCCTTCTGTCAAGTTTAAACTCTTGTTTTTTCTTGCAGAGCAAAAAGCTATTCCATACGTTGCTACAGGCCATTATGCCCGTATAGTGGAGGAAGAAAGCGGGCCTGCCATAGCACGCGGAGTTGACGAAAAAAAAGACCAAAGTTACATGTTGTATCGCCTTCCTCGGGAGTGGCTGAGTTCTATTGTTTTTCCCCTTGGCGATCTTCGCAAGGAGGAAGTTCGGGAGATAGCCAAGTCGTTTTTGCCAGAGTGGGTGGTTCAAAAAAAGGAGAGTCAGGATGTTTGTTTTGCGCCGGAAGGTCTTGACGATTTTTTAAATTTTCATTTGAGTGATAAGAAGACATGCCAGCCGGGCAGTATTATGGATGAAAGCGGCAAAGAAATCGGAACTCACAACGGGTTGTGGCGTTACACCATCGGGCAGCGGAAAGGTTTAGGTTTGCCTGGGGGTCCTTGGTTTGTAGTTTCTAAAAATATAGTTCATAATATTTTGCGTGTCTCACGTAAAAAGGAGCTTTCTTCTTTGCGTATTTGGTGTGAAGCACCCGTGATGTATCGCTATTTAACTGAAGGAGCTTTTTACATGGCTGAGCATAGATACAGAACTCGCCCCTTTTCAGTAATGATAGAGAGTGTGACGGAACAAGCCATGGTGGTTAGAGGAGTGGAAATTTGTCCAGTTGTAGCTCCAGGACAATCCCTCGTTCTGTATAATAAAGACGTTGTTTGTGGCGGAGGAATTATTATCTCATCGGAGGAGGTGTCCCCGTGTCAGTAA
- a CDS encoding cation-translocating P-type ATPase, which translates to MNRNPHAASAEHLMNELGTLPEGGLNDRQAALALEKYGANVLEETETVPWWKILLRQFTTSMVYLLTAAAIISFVMKETLDGSAIVVVIIINGVIGFLTEYRAERALQALKAMTSPHCRVLRNGRPALIQSKDVVPGDILILEAGDVIPADGRLFKISNFMVNEAALTGESMPIEKITETLAYETLLPDRKNCVYAGTSVVKGTARALVFNTGMDSEIGRIGKMLQHVAAQSTPLEERLARFSQFLIWATLAIATIIVGIGIFQGRGFVSMLETGIALAVAAVPEGLPFVATMTLALGVHRMAKINALVRNLASVETLGSTTVICTDKTGTLTMNNMTVRTAELVHPLASSLFLRTAVLCNDAVLSKDEGIGDPMEVALLRYAGEDIVSLRKSFPRIKEEPFDSQAMRMVTWHENGVAVKGAPERILNDSSAIWSEEGAIPLTEESREEWYAKVRELASKGMRTIAMAWGSSLEDLVFLGVAGIDDPPREEVPEAVSLCHKAGIHVIMITGDHRVTAEAIAQEIGILKDTHKTSLTGADLERMSEDEIAAQAGQVAVVARVAPEHKLKIVKGLQKAGEVVAMTGDGVNDAVALKQADVGIAMGIQGTEVSKEASDIILQDDRFNTIVEAVKEGRRIFDNIRKAILFLLCCNMSEVLTVFISIIMKLPAILIPLQILWINLVTDVLPALALSLDSAEPGIMDRKPKSRDEGIITGTHKILILFYSVVITSGVFAAYYWSLWYHKGDFVRATEISFHTLVLAQLFFVVSVRKQSLFRYPSQLWQNLWLLCGIALSISLQISITYIPLFQEVLRIVPLQLEEWGIVFCAALLPTLIAQLRKFITEF; encoded by the coding sequence ATGAATAGGAATCCTCACGCTGCATCAGCAGAGCATCTTATGAACGAACTCGGGACACTTCCCGAGGGGGGGCTAAACGACAGGCAGGCCGCACTGGCCCTGGAAAAGTACGGTGCGAATGTACTGGAAGAAACGGAAACCGTTCCATGGTGGAAAATTTTATTACGGCAGTTTACCACATCTATGGTCTATCTTCTGACAGCGGCTGCCATTATCAGTTTTGTGATGAAAGAAACTCTCGATGGAAGTGCGATAGTTGTGGTAATCATTATTAATGGGGTTATTGGTTTTCTTACAGAATACAGGGCAGAACGGGCTTTGCAAGCTTTGAAAGCCATGACATCTCCCCATTGCCGTGTGTTGAGGAATGGCCGGCCCGCATTGATTCAATCGAAGGACGTGGTTCCTGGTGATATTTTAATTCTGGAAGCTGGGGATGTGATTCCGGCAGACGGACGGCTTTTTAAAATATCTAACTTTATGGTGAACGAAGCAGCCTTGACGGGAGAATCCATGCCCATCGAAAAAATAACAGAAACTTTGGCATATGAAACATTGCTTCCTGACCGAAAGAATTGCGTATATGCCGGGACGAGCGTTGTAAAAGGCACTGCTCGAGCTCTGGTCTTCAATACTGGTATGGATAGCGAAATAGGGCGAATCGGGAAAATGCTGCAGCATGTGGCCGCTCAGTCTACACCCTTAGAAGAACGTCTGGCAAGATTCAGTCAATTCCTTATCTGGGCAACCCTTGCCATAGCGACAATCATTGTAGGGATAGGCATCTTTCAGGGGCGAGGCTTTGTTTCTATGCTTGAAACCGGCATTGCTCTAGCAGTAGCGGCAGTTCCAGAAGGTCTTCCCTTTGTTGCCACCATGACCCTGGCCCTCGGCGTTCATAGAATGGCCAAAATCAATGCACTGGTACGGAATCTTGCATCGGTAGAGACCCTGGGTTCCACCACTGTAATCTGTACAGATAAAACGGGCACCCTCACTATGAATAACATGACAGTTCGAACGGCAGAGCTTGTCCATCCTTTGGCAAGTTCTCTTTTTCTTCGAACAGCGGTACTCTGTAACGATGCTGTTCTTTCAAAGGACGAAGGAATTGGCGACCCTATGGAAGTAGCTCTTTTGCGCTATGCGGGAGAGGACATCGTGTCTTTACGAAAAAGCTTTCCTCGGATAAAGGAAGAACCCTTCGATTCTCAAGCTATGAGAATGGTTACATGGCATGAGAATGGGGTCGCAGTGAAAGGGGCTCCAGAGCGGATACTGAATGATTCCAGCGCTATCTGGTCTGAAGAAGGTGCGATCCCCCTCACCGAAGAATCGCGGGAGGAATGGTATGCCAAGGTAAGGGAGCTTGCTTCAAAAGGAATGCGTACCATAGCGATGGCTTGGGGTTCCTCATTGGAAGACCTTGTTTTTTTAGGAGTGGCGGGAATAGATGATCCCCCTAGAGAAGAAGTGCCCGAAGCAGTATCTCTGTGCCATAAGGCCGGCATACACGTTATTATGATAACGGGAGACCATCGTGTTACCGCGGAAGCCATAGCTCAGGAGATTGGTATATTAAAAGATACCCACAAGACGTCTCTGACAGGTGCAGATCTCGAAAGGATGTCGGAAGATGAAATTGCTGCCCAGGCTGGTCAAGTGGCAGTTGTGGCAAGAGTTGCGCCGGAACATAAGTTAAAAATAGTGAAGGGACTTCAAAAAGCGGGAGAAGTCGTTGCCATGACAGGTGACGGAGTGAACGATGCCGTAGCGTTGAAGCAGGCGGATGTTGGGATTGCCATGGGCATTCAGGGAACGGAAGTGAGTAAGGAGGCATCTGACATTATTCTGCAGGACGATCGGTTCAATACTATAGTGGAAGCTGTAAAAGAAGGCCGCCGCATTTTTGATAATATTCGAAAAGCCATACTCTTTTTACTTTGCTGCAACATGAGCGAGGTCTTGACAGTCTTCATCAGCATTATAATGAAACTGCCGGCTATACTCATTCCCCTTCAGATTCTCTGGATCAATCTAGTAACAGATGTTTTGCCGGCCCTCGCTCTTTCTCTTGATTCTGCAGAGCCAGGCATTATGGACCGTAAGCCTAAAAGCAGAGATGAAGGTATAATTACAGGAACCCACAAGATATTGATTCTTTTCTACAGTGTGGTTATCACTTCCGGTGTTTTTGCGGCGTATTACTGGTCTCTCTGGTATCATAAAGGAGATTTTGTAAGGGCAACAGAGATCAGTTTCCATACTTTGGTTCTGGCTCAGCTCTTTTTTGTCGTAAGTGTGCGGAAGCAGAGCCTTTTCAGATACCCATCGCAATTATGGCAGAATCTGTGGCTCTTGTGTGGAATAGCTTTATCCATATCACTTCAAATTAGTATTACGTACATTCCTCTTTTTCAGGAGGTATTAAGAATTGTCCCCCTTCAACTGGAAGAGTGGGGGATAGTTTTCTGTGCGGCGCTTCTTCCAACTTTAATTGCCCAGTTGCGTAAGTTCATTACAGAATTCTAG
- a CDS encoding cob(I)yrinic acid a,c-diamide adenosyltransferase: MGKNTVVRRFVQVYMGDGKGKTTAALGLAIRAAGWNMKVGIIQFMKGWPQYGELASLARFPEIQLVQTGRPDFVKKGSPLQFDIEEAQRGLELAKKWIEKGLFDIVILDEINVALDYELVELDQVIDILKKRPPFVEVVLTGRNPPVALLEYADLITEMKEIRHPFQKGITGRRGIEY; this comes from the coding sequence ATGGGTAAAAATACAGTGGTCAGGCGTTTTGTTCAGGTCTATATGGGCGATGGGAAAGGGAAGACAACTGCTGCTCTAGGACTAGCAATAAGAGCTGCGGGATGGAACATGAAAGTCGGGATCATTCAATTTATGAAGGGCTGGCCCCAATATGGAGAACTTGCCAGTTTAGCCCGCTTCCCAGAGATTCAATTGGTTCAGACAGGACGCCCTGATTTTGTTAAAAAGGGCTCCCCTTTGCAATTTGATATAGAAGAAGCCCAACGAGGGCTCGAACTGGCAAAAAAATGGATTGAAAAAGGACTTTTTGATATTGTTATTTTAGATGAAATAAACGTTGCCCTTGACTACGAACTTGTCGAACTGGATCAAGTTATAGACATTCTTAAAAAGCGCCCTCCCTTCGTGGAAGTGGTGTTGACAGGGCGGAATCCGCCAGTAGCCTTGCTGGAATACGCTGATCTGATAACTGAAATGAAAGAAATTCGCCATCCTTTTCAGAAGGGGATAACGGGTCGACGGGGCATTGAATACTAA